Genomic segment of Bifidobacterium lemurum:
GATGGAGCGATACCTCTCTCGACGCCGCAGTATAGGAAACGCAGGGTATTGACCTCTTGAGATGACACCTTCATGCAAGAACACCGCCACAGCCAACGAACGATCCCGCTCGACCTGCATGACTCTCAGGTCCTCAAACGAAGGCGGGCACGACGCCCGGTTCCAGCCGTAGAATGGACGTAGCGCACTGAGAACGAAGAGGTTTGGTATGGGACTGTTCAATAGGGATGACGATTATGTATCGCCGTTCGACACCGATGACGCTCCGGACTATGTCAACCCGGATGTCGAGGCGGCGCGCATCAGCCAGCAGGTTGATGCCGAGCAGGACCAACGCGAACATATCGCCAGGATGCGCAAGCTTCAGGACGCGGCATCATCTCGCCCCAGCCCGGCGGGTACGGCACGCGACGTCCAGATGTCCATCCGTCAAGCGACGAAGCCCGTCAACCGGGCGAATCATTGGTCCATGCGACAGCCCAAACGACAATCGCAACCGCATGCGTCGGCGAAATCCATGCAACGCAATCAAGCATACGGTCCCGATGCCAAGACTTCCCAAGGCAAACGTTCCGGATACGCCATCGCCGCGTTGGTGCTCGCCGCCGTTGCGGTAATCGGCTTCGGTGAGACCTCCTCCATGGTCCTCACCATCGTGGCCTTGGCGTTGGCCATCGTCGCCATCTTCCGGACCGACGCGAACTCCCGGAAGTCGGGGCGAGTGATGGCGGTTGCCGCGTTGGTGCTCGCCGTCGTCATGCTCGCCATACAGACGGCGATACTGATTGTGGAGAACACGTCCCATAGCGACATATCCTGGACGTCTTCCGGACTCGTCACCGACTACGACGGATACGAGACGTCCGACGAGCCGTTCACCGTCGCGGACCATTCCGGCACGGTAAGCGACTATAACGGGCAAACCTACGACATCACCATCGATCAGGCGGCCTACGGATTGACCGACGATTACGACGGCAATCCCCAGCTGATCGTCTCCTTCACC
This window contains:
- a CDS encoding DUF5067 domain-containing protein — its product is MGLFNRDDDYVSPFDTDDAPDYVNPDVEAARISQQVDAEQDQREHIARMRKLQDAASSRPSPAGTARDVQMSIRQATKPVNRANHWSMRQPKRQSQPHASAKSMQRNQAYGPDAKTSQGKRSGYAIAALVLAAVAVIGFGETSSMVLTIVALALAIVAIFRTDANSRKSGRVMAVAALVLAVVMLAIQTAILIVENTSHSDISWTSSGLVTDYDGYETSDEPFTVADHSGTVSDYNGQTYDITIDQAAYGLTDDYDGNPQLIVSFTVTNNADEAWSLNSMAYVDVMQNGVGLDQAYGFENNAATRQLGFADADGGDDIESGQTQTVTMAFTPTDVSSPILVYVSGVNEAVQSAFVFADGQSTGPLTQIDAADMEAPPQAGETEREGMTTMADYDGLSRISLRFDSVRQGPQDYDGNDTVMLTLTWINETDRPYSLADLGAVDLAQDGHELSRAYISDALSQGYDEAAMYRLVMPGVPMSVDICYTPTGDDDSFEASFNAYSSFDDMESTLSLE